The Arcobacter porcinus sequence CTCTTACAGTTCTTGGACTTGCTTTTATTGATGTTAACTCATTATGTGAACAATCATAAAAACCTCTAACCTCTTTTGGTCCATATGATAGATTTTTTAAATTGTTATTTGAACAATCAAAATCTCCAACTTCAACTGGACAATCAAATAGAGATGTTAGTTTATTATACGAACAGTTGAAATCTTTCATAACAATTTTTGGGCAACCTTCAAGACTTGGAAGTTCATTGTTACTTATATCAAAATAACCATCTATTCTATCAAACTTAACAGGTAGTTTTTCACCTTTTAGTTTTTCACTTAAATTCACATTTCCTTGCACTGAAATATAAAAATCATCTGATATATGATAGTTGTTTATTCCATACTCTCTTAACCAATTTTCAATTTCACTTATATTAACCAGCATTTAAACCCTTGTTTAAAAAATATCCTTAGATATTACCATTTTCCTACTTAGTTTATGAACTCAACTATATCTTTAATCTCTTCTCTTAATTGTTTACTTTGTTCATTGATTCTATATCCAAAAGGTAATACAACTGATACTTGATATTTTCTTGTATCAAGATTCAAAAGTTTTTCTAGCTTATCTTTTTCAAATCCTTCAATAGGACAAGAATCTACACCTTTTACAGCAGCAGCTGTCATCATATTTCCTAAAGCAATATAAGTTTGTCTTGCACTCCATGCAAATGTTGTTTTATCTGAAACAAAATCATCTTTTAAATGATTTGCATATTTTGCTACATATGCTTCAACAGCATCTTGTGGTAAACCTCTTCTATTAAACTTTCTTAATACTTCACTACTTTCTGCTTTTACATCTTCAATTTTTGCTAATATAACAACAAGGTGTGAACAAGATGTAATCTGTACTTGATTCCAACAAGCTGGTCTTAACTGCTCTTTTAATTCTTGATTAGTTATAACTAAAAATTTCCAAGGTTCTTGTCCAAAAGATGATGGTGATTTTCTACCAGCTTCTAAAATATAGTTAATTGTTTTATCATCAATCTTTTTTGTTTCATCAAATACTTTACAAGCATGTCTAAAATCCATAGCTTCCATAAATGTTTTTTCCATAATATTCTCCTGTTAATTTGATATAAAATTAATTTTTAAATGTATCAAAACAATCTTAATTTCTCTTAAACAATTAAATATTTTTATGTTAAAGTTTTACTCTATTTTATATGAGATTGAGGCTTTATGGAAAATATACTACTAATTTTATTCGCTCTATTTTTAGGATACATGTTAAAACGTCTTAACATTATGCACAAAGATGGTTCTATTGCTTTAAATAACTTTGTACTTTATGTATCTTATCCTGCAATTGTACTTTTACAAACGCCTAAGATAAACTTCTCTTTTGAACTTATGATTCCAGTTTTAATAGCTTGGAGTGTTATGACATTAAGTGCAGTTTTAATACTTGTTTTATCAAAAATATTTGATTTTTCTAAAGAGGTAACTGGAAGTTTAATGCTTGTTGCTGTTTTAACAAATAGCTCGTTTTTAGGAATTCCTTTAATTGAAACTTATATGCCAGATGAAAACTTTATGCCTTATTTACTTGTATATGATCAACTTGGAACTTTCTTGGCTTTTGCTATTTATGGTACATTTATAGTATCTATTTATACAAGTAAAACAAAAATTACTTTTAAATTAATTACAGTAAAAGTAATAACTTTCCCACCTTTTTTATGTCTAGTTATTGCACTGTTTTTCGTAGGTGTTGAGTTTCATCCAACTATTACAAAAGTTTTAGAAGCTTTTGCTATTACAACTGTTCCTGTTGCTTTAGTTGCTGCTGGTTTACAAATGCAACTAAAACTTCCAAAAGATGATATAAAGCCTTTTTCTGTTGCTTTAATTATTAAACTTATTTTTGCTCCAATTGTTGCAATTATTGTTTGTAAGATATTTGGATGGAAAGGTTTAGCAAGTGATGTATCAATTCTTGAAGCTTCTATGGCTCCTATGATAACAGCAGGTGCAATAGCTGCAATGGCTGGTCTTGCACCAAGACTTAGTTATGCAATTATTGGTTATGGTATTTTAATATCATTTGGAACAACATATATTGTTTCTTTATTATTATAAACAACTATTTTACTTAAGATTAACTATTTTTAAGTAATATACAAAAAATTAAAAAAAAGGAAAAAAATGTTAAGGCAATTAAAATTAGCTTCAATTTTAACTCTGTTTATTGCAGTTTTTGCACAAGCAGATATTATAAAATTAAAGCAAAATGAGATACTGGAGTTTGAAAAACTAGAACTATTCAAAAGAGCGAATATAAAAGTTGAAAAAGGTTTTGATGCTGGAACATTCTATATTTTAAATATAAGTGTTCAAGGGAATAAGGATGAAGTTTTCCTTACAAAAGATAAAAAATATATTATTAGTGGTTCAGTTATTGAAAGCTCAAGTGGAAAACCTCTTAAAGCTCCTGCTGATTTATCTTCTTTAAAAGGTAAAGAAGTATTTACTTATGGAAATGGGAAAGAAGAGTTAATCTTATTTACAGATCCAGAATGTCCTTATTGTAAAAAATTTGAGTCATATTTTCCTCAATTAAAAGATAAAGTAAAAATCAAAGTATTTTTCTATCCTTTAGATTTTCATCCAAAAGCAAGAGAAATAAGTAAATATATTTTAAGTAAAAAAACAGAAAAAGAGAAGATAGATGCTTTCTTTGAGTTTGATATAGGAAGTGATTTATCAAAAGTTGATAATGCTAAATATTCAAAAACAGAAGAAGAAAGATTAAATAAACTTTTAAATGAACAAATTGACTTAGGTATAAAACTTGGTGTTCAAGGAACTCCTTCTTTATATGATAAAAATGGTCAAAATGTAATTTGGATACAACTTTTAGATAAATATGGAATTAAATTAGATTAAGATTTATTCTATTTTTATATATTTTGGTTAGAATTTCAGCCTTAGGTCTCAGGTTGAGATTCCACCATTAATTTTTTTAAATTTAATGAATGGACAAAATTAAACTATAATTTTGGAGATTCATTTGAATAATCAAAATCACTGTATATCAATCTTTACAGGAAATTTACCTCCATCAAAAGCTCTCTTTTTAAGATTAGAAAATGCATTTTTAATCTGTAATACTTATGAGATAATTGAAATTGTCTCTTTCAAAGAGTTTATTGAGACAGAACTTCGTGCTTGGGCAAGATTAAAAGGACATCTTTATTTAGGTAGAGAAAAACTAAAGAATCAATACTCTTACAAAATACAAAAAATAGTAAAAAATGACTACCTACAAAAAGCATCATGGGGAAAAAAGATGCAAGGAATAGATACTTCCAATCCAAAATTAAAAGATTTGGATTTAAGCGATGATATTCTTGTAAAAGCTCCTGATAATAACGGTCTTTTAACAAGAGGAATAGTTACACAAGAAAATAGCCCAATTTATGATTTTGAATTATATTATAAGGAGCAAGTTTGGTCAAATCCTATTTCTGTTTTATATGAAGAGGGTAAAAATTTACAATGGAATGCAACAACAGATATTCCTTGGAATGAAATTCCAAATTTAAATCCAGTTTTAGAAAAAGCCATTTGTCAAATTATGACTTATTTAGTAGAAAATGAATTCTCTGCTTTATATATTCCAGCAAAATTTGTTAGTAAAATAAATCCATATTATATGGAAGTTCCCCTGTTTTTATCATCTTTAATGAATGATGAAGCAAGACATATTGAAGTTTTTACAAAACGAGCAAATGCAAATGGTGGAGGTTTTCAATACTCAAGTGAAGTTACACAAAAATCTCTTTTTTCTTTATTTAAAGAAGATGATTATATAAAAAGCTCTTTTTTACTTCATGTTATGGGGGAAGGAACTTTTGTTGATTTATTAAGTTTTTTAGAAAAATATATGCCAGATGAAGCTACA is a genomic window containing:
- a CDS encoding NAD(P)H-dependent oxidoreductase, which produces MEKTFMEAMDFRHACKVFDETKKIDDKTINYILEAGRKSPSSFGQEPWKFLVITNQELKEQLRPACWNQVQITSCSHLVVILAKIEDVKAESSEVLRKFNRRGLPQDAVEAYVAKYANHLKDDFVSDKTTFAWSARQTYIALGNMMTAAAVKGVDSCPIEGFEKDKLEKLLNLDTRKYQVSVVLPFGYRINEQSKQLREEIKDIVEFIN
- a CDS encoding AEC family transporter, whose amino-acid sequence is MENILLILFALFLGYMLKRLNIMHKDGSIALNNFVLYVSYPAIVLLQTPKINFSFELMIPVLIAWSVMTLSAVLILVLSKIFDFSKEVTGSLMLVAVLTNSSFLGIPLIETYMPDENFMPYLLVYDQLGTFLAFAIYGTFIVSIYTSKTKITFKLITVKVITFPPFLCLVIALFFVGVEFHPTITKVLEAFAITTVPVALVAAGLQMQLKLPKDDIKPFSVALIIKLIFAPIVAIIVCKIFGWKGLASDVSILEASMAPMITAGAIAAMAGLAPRLSYAIIGYGILISFGTTYIVSLLL
- a CDS encoding ferritin-like domain-containing protein produces the protein MNNQNHCISIFTGNLPPSKALFLRLENAFLICNTYEIIEIVSFKEFIETELRAWARLKGHLYLGREKLKNQYSYKIQKIVKNDYLQKASWGKKMQGIDTSNPKLKDLDLSDDILVKAPDNNGLLTRGIVTQENSPIYDFELYYKEQVWSNPISVLYEEGKNLQWNATTDIPWNEIPNLNPVLEKAICQIMTYLVENEFSALYIPAKFVSKINPYYMEVPLFLSSLMNDEARHIEVFTKRANANGGGFQYSSEVTQKSLFSLFKEDDYIKSSFLLHVMGEGTFVDLLSFLEKYMPDEATKKIIRLSKRDEMRHVAYGIEHVKSAIEQNPNRINALKNTAFKRKEFMDEVNGESSLLIESLAILAGGSDEPDAYKRGFYLVEELKQKMNENRVKRLINIGMDEDLANDISKVHTPNFM
- a CDS encoding DsbC family protein, translating into MLRQLKLASILTLFIAVFAQADIIKLKQNEILEFEKLELFKRANIKVEKGFDAGTFYILNISVQGNKDEVFLTKDKKYIISGSVIESSSGKPLKAPADLSSLKGKEVFTYGNGKEELILFTDPECPYCKKFESYFPQLKDKVKIKVFFYPLDFHPKAREISKYILSKKTEKEKIDAFFEFDIGSDLSKVDNAKYSKTEEERLNKLLNEQIDLGIKLGVQGTPSLYDKNGQNVIWIQLLDKYGIKLD